In one window of Erinaceus europaeus chromosome 17, mEriEur2.1, whole genome shotgun sequence DNA:
- the LOC132533781 gene encoding coiled-coil domain-containing protein 81-like: MKNAAYNLGVAEAIKSQRNPKCHFSNPYYFDNRPASAAIVTEKKNEFTKNLLKQIDVNSKLAKKKKENQKVLEQLEWLQLKQEIDEQKAELEKHQFEEREMYKKALEYQLKHRPSRLPIYKPMGTFTNFGQNEKTLEAEKRQRNIEYMKQQVEAAAGHRRQHILS, translated from the exons ATGAAGAATGCTGCTTATAACCTTGGTGTCGCAGAGGCTATAAAATCACAGAGGAATCCGAAATGCCACTTTtct AATCCATACTATTTTGATAACCGACCAGCAAGTGCTGCTATTGTCACTGAAAAGAAAAACGAGTTTACTAAGAACCTTCTCAAACAAATAGATGTCAATAGTAAACTggccaagaaaaagaaagaaaaccagaaagtCTTGGAGCAACTAGAATGGCTGCAACTCAAACAAGA GATTGATGAACAAAAAGCTGAACTGGAGAAACATCAATTTgaggagagagaaatgtataAGAAAGCACTGGAATACCAG ctgaaacacagGCCTTCCAGACTGCCCATCTACAAGCCCATGGGCACCTTCACCAACTTTGGGCAGAATGAAAAGACCCTGGAGGCCGAGAAGCGGCAGAGAAATATTGAATACATGAAGCAGCAGGTGGAAGCCGCGGCAGGCCACAGAAGACAGCATATCCTCAGCTAA
- the LOC132533782 gene encoding coiled-coil domain-containing protein 81-like, whose translation MCPADKTGLGPSAAMGATAEELTIWRKHMNNNKLHTLARLSRDEVSMIWSHVSDFILRQLRLQKGVYIPAFGTFTFMRQKLDAGNRFSSIQIPIFIMSEKLLQLHGLRQTKIHTPGDIPVVPLNFIMVAIAGHYSRDTVEGCIKETLQLLSRSICTRKKVDLLSKDSVSLQLKMANSELSIELSPFSCWPVLDDKCPMGKDRLDSKDRLDSYSDKMKPQSVNSTLANIKNSKRSPNCVLSFPRIEFKLQQNNETTETSKLRKSVLKMKPDKDDVQENSRVLMSVADVTLVETYVEIQRFSF comes from the exons ATGTGCCCTGCGGACAAGACAGGCCTCGGCCCTTCTGCCGCCATGGGCGCCACTGCAGAAGAGTTGACCATCTGGCGAAAGCACATGAATAATAACAAGCTGCACACCCTAGCTCGGCTGAGCCGGGATG AAGTCTCTATGATATGGAGCCATGTTTCTGACTTTATTCTACGACAGCTGAGGCTGCAAAAG GGGGTCTACATACCTGCTTTTGggacatttacttttatgaggcaaaaactagatgctgggaacaggtttaGCTCTATCCAGATACCGATCTTTATCATGTCAGAGAAGCTATTGCAGCTACATGGACTACGACAAACTAAGATCCACACACCTG GGGATATCCCCGTTGTACCACTGAATTTTATCATGGTTGCCATAGCGGGGCATTATAGCAGGGACACAGTCGAAGGATGCATTAAAGAAACTCTGCAGCTCTTATCACGATCAATCTGCACACGAAAGAAAGTTGATTTACTTTCCAAGGACTCGGTATCCTTACAATTGAAAATggcaaa TTCTGAATTGTCTATAGAGTTGTCACCCTTCAGTTGTTGGCCTGTGTTAGATGACAAGTGCCCCATGGGCAAAGACAGGCTTGATTCTAAAGACAGGCTTGATTCTTACTCAGATAAAATG aAACCTCAAAGTGTAAATTCAACTTTAGCAAACATCAAAAATTCGAAGAGAAGTCCAAACTGTGTCCTTTCATTCCCCAG AATCGAATTCAAATTACAACAAAATAATGAAACTACGGAAACATCTAAACTGAGAAAGTCTGTGTTAAAAATGAAGCCGGACAAAGACGATGTGCAAG aaaatagtagaGTTCTCATGTCTGTAGCTGATGTGACTTTGGTTGAAACATATGTAGAAATACAAAGGTTTTCTTTCTAA